The Hymenobacter sp. YIM 151858-1 genome contains the following window.
CTGTTACAGCCAGGGGCGCTTCGCTGATAAGCGGGCGCAGTACCACTGCTCGCTCATGCCGATGGACATAGTTTAGCACTGCCGTGGCGTCGGGGTTGAGAAAGACCAGGCGGCTGTGTACCTCCAATGCCTCATACAAAGCAGGGAGATGGGCTTTGTTGGCTTCAATCAGCCGGTAGCTGGGGAGTGGAGCTTCTTCGTGTAATGCATTTAGCCATGCAGTATCTGAGAAGCATAAGGAGGCGCCTGCTGGTAGGGCTTGCTGCGCTTGCCGCACCAGCCTTGCAGTGCCATTGTCCAACGAAGGACTGAAAACCGGGCGTGGAGGGGCAGCAGTGTAGCTGCCTCGGCCTACAGAATGCAGTATGCCACGGCTTTTAAGTGCGTGCAGGCGTGACACAAGCGTTGCAGCAGGCACGTCGGGTTGCTCCTGGCTAAGGAGTGTCAAGAGCTCCTGCCTCGACCATTGAGGCCGGCTCAACAGCACATCCTGTAGAGGTGAGGTATTTAGAGCTGGCGACACGGGGGCAGGATGTTGGGTAATTCCTAAGCGAAGGTTGCTTCCGAATTTAGCATTTCCAAATCTTTGGCAATTTTTCCTAAAATTTTGCCGAAGTTTTACGCCCCTGATTTTTCGATATTCAGCTATTGAGTGCGTTTAGGGCTGATAGTTAGATTGCATCTGAACTCTAAAATTTTTAGTTGGTCCTCAGAAGCGGACTCTTCTTACTTATCAGAAACAGTGATACCCTCAGAAACTGGAAAGCTATGCAGCTCCCTCGCTTTGCTTTTTAACTCGAAGGTGTCTCCAGTTGCTGTTTTTTTCGAACAGGCCCGGCTTGAATAGAACTGAAGTCAACGTGTCTAGAAGCTCATTCGACTTCTTAAGCCCGCCGCAGTACTCGGGTTCTGTGGCTATGGTAAAGCCGGCGAGGCGCTGATAAACCCAACTCATTAACGGCTGCTTTGCATCGAAAAGGGCTTCGATGTCTAGCTTGGACATGTAGTCCGATGCCTTCATTTTGCGCTTGTAGGCATCCTTGATAGCAAAAAAATCAAGGTCAACATCCAAATACACGGCCTTCTCCGTGGAGGAAGCTAGCGCCTTTTGTAACGACTCTGGGGTTTTGAACTTCTTGATGGTATGCTCGTTTCCAAACTTGTCCCGAAGCTTTTCGTCGTGCCAATCCCGACCCTGCCGGCATAGCACATAGACGTCTCCAATCAGGTTGAGGTAGGCCGCGGCCAAAACATGGTCGTCGTTGTTGGAAGACAACGAGGCCCAGCTAAAGGCCGCTACTTCCTTGTCATCATGGGTATTCAGCTTATCTAGCCACTCTTTCTCGTGCGGCCCAGGATAGCACAAGTCCTGATGCCAATCAATGCTGACTAGGCACGGCGGACACAGCTGGTGATTCCGGGTCCACTGTGCCCAAAAGAAGAAGGCATAGCGGTGCGATTGGAAAACAGCCACCTCAACCGACTTTTCACCACCAGCGGGGTGCGACACGATGTCGCTCATGCTTCCAGGGGCTGTTACATAAGACGATTTGCGAAACGTTAGCTCCATGTAAAGGCCTAAGAAGAGTAGTGTAAGAGTCAGAAAGAAGGTTTCGTATTTAGCCGGGCCCGCGCTGCGAAATTGCGTCCAGTTTCTGCTGCAACGAAGTCAAGTCAGTGCGCTGAGGAGAGGGTTTAGGGTGGCGTGCTGCGGGGGCCGGTGGGCTTGCTATTATCGTGGCGGGCGGTGGGGGCGGTGGCTGAATTAACGCCGTGCCGCCTCCTTCATGCGTGGCTATGATTCCGGGTCCAGCAGTAAAGCCTGTTGGTAAGCACTCGGCAGGTACATAAAGTAGGTTTTTGGCCCGCGTGAGGGCAACGTACAGCAGGTTTATCTCTTCCAGAATACGAGATAATACCCCCGGCTCAGTTGGCTTTCGGGCGTGGTCCCGTGCTAGCTGGTCAATAGTAGCCTGCGTGATAAAATCGCTGGTCAACTGCACCGCGTCATACTCCAGCCCCTTACAGCGGTGTACCGTTGAAAAATACAGCTGCGCTTCTGCGCGGTTTTCATCTTTCACG
Protein-coding sequences here:
- a CDS encoding DUF6577 family protein, encoding MSPALNTSPLQDVLLSRPQWSRQELLTLLSQEQPDVPAATLVSRLHALKSRGILHSVGRGSYTAAPPRPVFSPSLDNGTARLVRQAQQALPAGASLCFSDTAWLNALHEEAPLPSYRLIEANKAHLPALYEALEVHSRLVFLNPDATAVLNYVHRHERAVVLRPLISEAPLAVTAGVCTSPLEKLLVDALAHRDLYLDYQLGLPGMFAFARQHFTLNESRLRRYANRRDLWAEIQHLLYPEP
- a CDS encoding UPF0489 family protein, translated to MSDIVSHPAGGEKSVEVAVFQSHRYAFFFWAQWTRNHQLCPPCLVSIDWHQDLCYPGPHEKEWLDKLNTHDDKEVAAFSWASLSSNNDDHVLAAAYLNLIGDVYVLCRQGRDWHDEKLRDKFGNEHTIKKFKTPESLQKALASSTEKAVYLDVDLDFFAIKDAYKRKMKASDYMSKLDIEALFDAKQPLMSWVYQRLAGFTIATEPEYCGGLKKSNELLDTLTSVLFKPGLFEKNSNWRHLRVKKQSEGAA